ACTGTGAGAGGCGAGATAGAACTGATAACAACACTTTTATTGTTATTCGCATGTATGCTGAGATAATCTTTAGCAGAGAATGACGACAATTCAACAAATGATTGATGTGTGATTGATGATATTTTTTGATAAAGCAGGTCAATATTTTCGTAGGAATCATAGACCCCGGAAATAATGTTTCTGTTTTTAAAATAGCGGATAAAGCTCTGACCGCCTGCGTAAGCCTGATAAGCTGGATTGCTGAAGCTGATATTACTGACAAGATTATTTTCAGTCAGGTCAAAAATACCGACGTCGCCAACGGCTAAATCAATGTTTGGAACTAATGTAATCAGCTCATCACCCACCTGACCACCTTCTGCAAGTAATGTGATGTTCAAATTGTCGGTGCTCCCTTTGAAATATTTATACACAGTAACATCGTATTGTGTAAAAATCATCGTTTTTTGAACGTTCCAAAACGATTGCTTTGAAACTACCCTGCCTTCGATTACGATGCTCGAATTATTTATTCGTTGCTGCAATGAAACCGGCTTCATCATGCAGTTCTGAGCATTCAGGGTAGGGAGGGATAAGCCGGTCATTATACAAAGGATAATGGCACAGCATACAGATGTTAATCGTAGAATGTTTGTTTTCATAGTGTGATGTATTTGTTGACGCAAATTTCGTAAAATATTGTTAAGAATTACAAAAAATGCCCTGTTGATATTTTTTTCAGTTAAATTAACATATTGTTAGTGGCTTGTATGTATATTTGAAGGTTAATAAAAATATCATTAATCCGCGCCTTATGAAAAAGACCATTCTATTATTAACCGCACTTGTGTTTACGGCAATATCTGCAAATGCTCAGGAAGCAAAAGTCAAACATCATGATATACGCATCATGGTAAATAACATCGCTAACCGGAGTCAGAATGATTTCTTCGAATATTTATTTTATTATGACTGGATGGATGATGATTATGCTTATTACGATTTGCCGAGCAGTTTTTTTAATAAAAAGAATTATGGAATAGGGTACCGCTATCGTTTCGGAAATAATGCCTTGAGGTTCAATATTGGCTTTAATTACACTACGCAAAAGAATGTCAGGAATTCAACATCTTTAACAAGTGGCGGTTTAACAAAATATAAAAATACGCTGATGGATATGTTTACCAGTGTTGGGTATCAGCGGGATTTTGTTTTCGATAAATGCCACATTTATGTTGGTGTGGATGCCAAATATAATTACATGACTTATGATGAAGATTATACAACAACCAACAATGCTTACCCGACTGATTATACGATCGATTATGGCGTTAATAATTACACAACAGGCATCGGCGGCGGACCATTTGTCGGAGCAGAATATTTTATAGTGCCGGCACTTTCGGTTTCAATTGAAACCGGATGCGATTATTTTCATGAAGTAGTTGGTTCGAAATACAAACGGAACCCCAGCAATGCTGCGAGCGATGAGTCATCACGAGAAGATGTAAAACAAAACTTCAAGTTCAATCCGCTTTCTACAATAAGCGTGAACGTTCATTTTTAAGAAAATGGATGATTATTCTTTGATAATCTTTTGGATGCCGGTGCTTCCGTTCTTATGGTGGTATTTCAGGATGTAAACTCCGTTTTGAAGTGCCGTCAAATCAATCATTGTACTGCTGTTACACATATCTATATTTAGCACGGGTCTTCCGGTAATATCAAACAATTCAATCTTGCTGAGCATAGCTTCCGACTCGACGAAAACAAGACCACCCGTCGGATTTGGGAATACGCGAATAAATGAATCATCTTGCGAAACAGCTACACTCAGATCGGGGCAGCTTCCAGGCATATTTGCATCGAGCCATGCAAGCCGGTCACTGATCCAGGATTTGAATTTTGTGATTTCACCATCATATGTTGTAGGCTGTGGGCCAATTTCAGGAGTTCCGACGTTAATGCCGAGTATGGGCCATTTTCTGTAATGACGGGCCTGTGCCTGCTCAACAAGCATATGCACAGAATCAATGTAGCTGAACAAATACGCGGTATCTAAAATTGTCTGCCGGAGCGTAAAATACCTGCAATTGAGCTGATGGGTGAAGGTACTGTCCTGCATGAGCCGCACTGCCCAGCCGGGAGAGTTCACGTCCGGGCCGCAGTCATTTATCTTATATGCCCATCCCGAACCATCGGTAGCAGCAAAGATCGGGCACTCGTTAATATTTTTCCATGCCCAGTCAAAATCCCATACCGGTCCGAAATTAAGCCGCTTGTCTTTGCTGTCCTTATCTTTGCTCATGTACCAGCTTTTCTTGAAGCCATCATTATTCCGCGAAACCTCATTCACAATAAAATAATCAATAAACGACGGAACGTCCATCCATGCACGGTATCCCGTTGCAGGTTCGGTAAAATGGCTGCTGTAAAGAGCGTTCTCAAAGGATTCCATGAAACTCTGAATATATAATTTTTGCTGTGTTGTAATGGTGTTTTGATCAGGGTATTCATAAACAAAATACACATCCAGGTTAGAATGGTCGACAGGCGAAAAGCCCGACAACCAGCTATTGTTGGCATCGTGATAATCTATTTTAATGATGTAACCCCCGGTGAGGCTGTCGCCTGCATTATCGTCGGCATCAAGTTTTGAAATATCCACCCGGTGTTTATCCCGTTTAATCTTTTCCATTAGCAGGTACATTCCAAGGTAGTTATTGTTGACCAGCAATTCGCAGAAGCGGCTGTGAGTGGCATAATGCCCCGATAGCTCGAATAATTTATGCGCAAGTGTATTACGCATAAAAACCTTATCGTTGTAGAGTGCAAAAAGTATCCAGTCATTTTCAGAAGGCATGCCGAGCAGCGGCACATCCAGATTATTTCCCAGTGCATCGCGGGTTTCAACCCCATAAGGCTTTTGGGGAAGGCTGGCCGAATAGGAGCCGCGGATTTCAATGCCAATACTTCCGTCATAAGCATTCGCCACATCCGTTATGTGGTTGTAATTTCCGGGGCCGTTATCAATAATTTTCATGGAGGCCGTAATCTTAGGCTCGTTAGGTATTTCCTGACCATTTGTATTAATAAGAACCAGCGGCAGGTTCGACGAATCCATTACAAAAGGTGCGCTCGGATTGTTTCCGAATTCCAGCGACCAGTTATTCAACGTGCCGGCATCAGCCGCGTATGTGTCAGTTATTTTCAGTGTCCAGTTGCCGTTTCCATTCTGACCGTTATTCACATTTCCAAGAATATCCATCGGGATAAACGTACCCGTGAAGGGTGCTGTTGCGGTACTTATCATGGTGGCCGCGCTGTCGTTTAAACAAGTTCCGGTAAAATTATCATCGCCGCCGCCGATTCCGCTGAACAACAGAACCGTTGTTCCATCGGGAGCAATCAGTTTAACATCCAGATCAGAATCGTAGGTATGGGTGATATCAAGACAAACCGAAAGCAGCCCGTGACTGCCGTTGATAATAGCCGGGTTCATTCCTGACACGTTAATTATATAGTAATTTGGTTGTCCGTCGTCAGTAATGGAACCGCCGGTTCCGGTGTAGGTCTGGGAAAAGCCATTAAGAAAGGAGAAAAGCAACATGAGGCAGGTGAAGAAATGTTTCATCGGGAACTGTATTTGCAGAAGTGTAACCGCAAAAATAGGAATTAGTGATATGCAGGAACATAAATATTAAATAAATTGTATCCGGAGAATTATTACCGGCAGCGGAGAATGTTCGCTTTCGCTCTCACTCTCCGCTTTGTTTTTGGCTCCACCCTGCTAGACTTGAACTAGCGACCCTTCCGCCTGTGGCGGATCAGATGCTGATTCTATTTATAACTGTTCGTATCAACAAAGAGACAAATAAAAAAGCGGAGAATGTTCGCTTTCGCTCTCACTCTCCGCTTTGTTTCTTGCTCCCCCTGCTAGACTTGAACTAGCGACCCTCTGATTAACAGTCAAATTTATAAGTGTTTTCGATGTCTTGCTATTTTTTTTGTAAATTATATAAATATCAGTTAATCAATATTTAAAAGTGCAATATTTATTTTATTGATTTGTGTTTGTTTTCGATATTTGACTATATTTGTGTATCAAAATGTGTATCAAAATTATTTTATCCTGTAAAAGTATGATTACAACAACAGCAATAATTCTCGACACCCGTAGAGCTACGAAAGATAATAAATATCCACTTAAACTTAGGGTGACATTTCAACGAAGAAGAAAATACTATGGAACACAATACAAGCTGACCTTAGACGAATGGGATAAAGTCAATGGAAAAAAACCGCATAATGATTACAAAGAAATCCGTAACCAAACAAATAAAATCGTTGAGGAGGCGGATGCTGTCATCAAAAAAATGGAAAGCTTTTCGTTTGACCTTTTTGAAAAACAATATTTCAAAAAGGCAAGTGTGCGGGATATCTCAACTGCTTTTCAAAATTATATCGACAAACTCAATGAACAGTCTAGAATTAGTACGGCCATTTCATATCGGTGCGCAAAAAATAGTTTAGCAAAATTTAAAAATGAATTTTTATTTCAAGAGATCACTCCGGATTTATTGAGAAAATATGAATCTTGGATGCTTTCCAAAGGTAAATCAACTACTTCTGTTGGGTTTTATCTGCGCAGTCTCCGTACAATTGTTAATGAAGCAATGAAAGAGGGGGTTATAAAGGCTGAGCAATACCCTTTCGGAAAAGGGAAATACCAAATACCAACCGGACAGAATATCAAAAAGGCTCTCACAATAAAAGAAGTTCAACAAATCATAAGTTTTGAAACGGTTCCTGGAACTGCTGAAGACAAAGCCCGCGATCTCTGGATACTGTCATATATGTGCAATGGCGTTAACATGAAGGATATTTGTCGATGGAAATATAAAAATCTGAAAGGTGACAAGATCACATTTTATCGTGCGAAAACCGAAAGAACTAGTCGTAACCCTAAGCCAATTGTTATAATTCTCACCGACAAAGCAAAGAAAATTATTTGCAAGTGGTCAAACAAAAGAAAAAGCGATGAAACCTACATTTTTCCTTTTCTTAATGATATAAACGATCCCATTCGTGAAAAAAAAGCCGTTGAACAAGTTGTCAAAACTACTAACAAATATATGGTTCGTATGGCAAAAGACCTAGGTATCGAGACTAATCTAACGACGTACGTAGCTCGCCATACTTTTTCTACAATACTTAAACGCGGAGGCGTACCCATTGCTTTTATCAGCGAAAGTCTTGGGCACTCAGACCTTCGTACTACGGAAAATTATCTTGGGTCGTTTGAAGATGAGCAGAAAAGAGCTTTTGCCAGGTTACTGATTCCTGAGAAATAATAGAATGCTATGTGCAATACTTTTTTAACCCATCCAATATGCGAAAAAAAGCAAATCACGCCAGTCAGTCACAACCTTCGGAGCTTTTCCGTAGTTTATGTTCGCGGCAATGAAAAATAAAATGTTGCGCCCTTATCCGGTTCGGCCTCAGCCCAGGTTTTGCCGCCATGCCGCGTAATGATATTGCGGACATTCGCAAGACCGATGCCGGTTCCATCAAAACCTTTTGAGGAATGCATGCGCTGAAAAACACCGAATAATTTTTGCGAATATTGCATGTCAAAACCAATACCATTATCGTTGATAGAGAATAAGTATTCGTTCTCCGTTTCCCGAAAATCTATTTTTATAATGGATTTTTCTTTATTCTTTGAATATTTAAATGCGTTCCCAATAAGATTGATCCAAACCAGCAAGAGTAAGCTGTAATCGCCCTTTACCAAGGGCAGTGCTGAAACATGCCATTCTAACCGTGCTTCGTCGGCAGGCCTTATCACTTGCAGTCGGGCCGCTTCAACCACTTTATTCATATCCAGTTCTGTTTTCAACAATTCTTTGCGGTTGGTTCTCGAAAACTCCAACAGGTCGTCAATCAGTCGCGCCATCAACTTTGCATTTTTTATGATGGTATTCAAAAAATGCTGTGCTTCTTCTGCAAGGTTTTCTTTGTAATCGCTGGCAAGCATATCTGCAAAACCACTGATGTGTCTCAACGGCGATTGCAGATCGTGCGAAATTGTGTAGGAGAATGATTCAAGTTCCTTGTTGACTTGTTCTAACTCAAAAGTGCGCTCCTGAACGCGTTGCTCCAAATTGCTATTTAATTGTTTGACTTCATTTGTAGCGTTCCGGAGTTCTGTTATATCATTGATAACCCCCACCAAAAAATTACGACCCTTAGGGTCAACGTACAACGTTTTTATGGTAATGACTGTTCTTATTATTCCCTGTCCGTCTGTCAGTAACTCTTCGCTAATAATTTCCCTGCCTGTGTTAAGTACTGCTTTATCTTTAGAAATGAACACTTCCATCTGATCTTTTGGAAGATACTCATACCCGCTTGTGCCTAAAATTTCTTCTTTCGGAAGGTTAAGCATGGTGCAAAGGGCCTCGTTGACTAAGCAAAATTTATGTGTATCGTCTTTGACAAAGATTGGCGATGCCACTGAATTTATTATTTTATCCAGATAATCTTTTGATTCTTGTTGCACCGTACGTATCGGTTATTTTCAGTGTCCAGTTGCCATTTCCATTTTGGCCGTTATTCACGTTGCCCATAATATCCATTGGGATGAAAGTGCCGGTGAACGGTGCTGTTGCGGTACTTATCATGGTGGCCGCGCTGTCGTTGAGGCAGGTTCCGGTAAAGTTATCATCGCCGCCACCGATTCCGCTGAAAAGCATCACCGTTGTTCCATCGGGAGCAATCAGTTTGACATCCATATCAGAATCGTACGAGTGAGTGATATCAAGGCAAACTGCGAGCAGCCCGTGGCTGCCGTTGATAATTGCCGGGCTCAATCCCGACACATTAATTATGTAGTAATTGGGCTGTCCGTCGTCAGTAATAGGACCGCCTGTTCCGGTATAGGTCTGGGAAAAGCCGGTAAGAGAGGTAGATAAGAGCAGGATGCAGAGGAGAAATTGTTTCATCGGTAATCATTAAGTATGGATTGATGAGCAAATATAACAAATCAGATGTTTTTCGTATTGAATTTCATATATTTGTTACAACAAAAAAATAACAGTCATGGTACGATATTTTAAGATTTTTTGTGTTGCAATGCTGTTTTTCTCAAATGCAGCCAATGCACAATTCTCCGTTCAGAAAGCGGTTGTAGAGGTTTTTACCGGTAGTTGGGTGCAATATTCGCCTGATGGATTTGTGATACTGGATACATTGCTGGCACATCATCCGAATGCTATTGCTGTTAATATCCATAATTATGATGCAATGTCATTTACCGACGGAGATAGTATATCAAGTTTCTATAATCCGTCCTATCCACGGGCGGTGATAAACCGTGCTGGCGCCCCAATTAGTAGAACCGTCTGGGAGTCGACTACCAGCGGTATCCTTGCCGATCCGGCGTCAGTCACGGTCACCTTCGATTCCGTGATCTATAATTCCGGAACACGTGCACTGGATGTATATCTCAGAGCTACGTTTACCGGTACGGTTACAGGAACTCTTAATTTCAACTGCATCATAGTGGAAGATAGTGTTGTTGGAGTCGGATCTGGTTACAATCAGGTGAACAGCTATAATACAACCCCCGGGCATGCCTATTATGGCGCAGGAAATCCCATTGTCGGCTTACCTCACCGTTATGTAGCGCGGAACTATCTTGGCGGTGCATGGGGTACATCAGGCATCATAAATAATTCTGTAGGTTTCGGTGATATTTTCACACATCATTATTCAACCGTATTGCCGGCATCTTATAATGCGAACAGGATTTCTCTGGTTGGACTGGTTTGCAGGAATGACGGGTCGGCAACTGACCAGCGTAAGATATTAAATGCTGCAGAATGTGTTTCATTGTCACCACCCAACGCTTCTTTCACTGCCAGTACAGCAAATATTTGCAAAGGAGAATCGGTGACTTACACGAATACGAGCACCGACGATCCGACAGCATGGAGCTGGACTTTTGAAGGAGGCACTCCAGCCACATCGTTATTACAGTCGCCGGGGCCGGTTACCTATTCCATTCCGGGAAACCATATCACGACACTGGTTGTTACCGGGGCCACAGGATCAAATACGCATTCAATGAATATTGCAGTTGACAGTGCCGAAATTGGCGTAACACAGACACTTTATTCGCTTACGGCGAATGCTGCAATTGCAACTTATCAGTGGCTTGATTGTGATAACAATTTTGCAGTGATAGGCGGTGAAACGGGGCAGGAATATGTTCTTACGCATACGGGCACTTTTGCCGTTCAGGTTACTGAAGGCGGTTGTACCGATACTTCAGCCTGTATTGTGGTAACATCATTTGGAATTAACAACAATCAGCCGGGTGCGCTTTTTTTATATCCCAATCCCAATAGCGGCAGTTTTACGCTTGAGATGACGGATGATGGTATTATTGAGATAATAAATCAACTTGGGATGCCCGTATATTATTCCGGTGTGTTGCAGGGAAAAAATGATATAAGTGCAAATCTGGCTGCCGGTGCCTATATGTTAAGGGTGGTAAATGGGACTTCGACACACAACTTCCGGCTTATGGTCCAATAGCGAACGGAGAAAAACAAAACGGAGAATGTTCGCTTTCGCGCTCGCTCTCCGTTTTGTTTCCTGCTCCCCCTGCCAGACTTGAACTAGCGACCCTTCCGCCTATGACCGATCAGATGCTCTGACCTATTTAAAATCCATTTCATCAAGCCACCGCCTTTCCTGCCCGGAGTCACCACAACTTGTGCATGAAATAATATAAATTTGACATCAGAAAATGATTAGTATCTGGGACAAAAAGAAATCAATAATGTATCTGAATCGAGCGAACCGAAAAACGGGGAAGCTAGAACACAGCCGCGGAGAGGGAGTACAGGTCTTACTTAGGAAATAATGAATGAGAATGACAAGAACAGTGATGCAAAGGTGAAAATTTAATCATGTTGCACGTTCAATTGAATCTATTGTTCCGTCAAAGAATTTTCAATACTTTTGATTCTGAAATTACTAGCATTTTACAATCGCCCGTTTTGGAATGTTCCAGCACAATCAATTCTTATAACTCTCATGTCATTTTACATTCATTATAAAGATCCGAATTCCGCTGAAATGCAAATGTTACTGGAAAGTATCCCTAAATGCCCCGGGATATGTTTCTTCATGGATATCAACAAATCAACAGATCTTAAATACGCGTGCGGTATTGCCGACTGGGGAAGAAAACTGAATAACACGTTCAATTTCCTTGTTTACTCCAATCATTTTGAGAAGGATGTTGTAAAAGGTATTGGCGATGAGATCATGCTGTTTATTCCCGACACAGAATTGAAAAAAAAATACCCGGCGGGAGGTTATTACAATTTGCTGGAGGATATTTACGCTGCACTGTTCATGATTAACAATCACCCTGATGCCAGTTTATTTCTTAACTGCAAAGTATCTATACATTATTGCACTGAAGTTTACAATATCACGTTTCTTGAAGGGGCAAACGACTATTATGGCAGCGACATTGACCTTACCGCAAGGCTGATGACAAAATGTACTGAAAACCGGATTGTATTGAGTGAAGAATTTCTGGCAAAAGTCAGGAATGATCTTGAAGCTCAGAGCTTACCTATTGATAAAGGTTGTTTGCATCAAATCTCAGATAGGTTGAGTGAAAACTTCAAAGGTGTTCCGGGGAGTACTGAGTATAGAGTATTAGATGTAACATAAGCGTCATTTATAATGAAGGTGAGTAAAAATCTCTGCGTTTTAAGTTTCCTGATTGTGATTTCTTGTACAAACAGTCCGAAACCTCAGGAAGACATGAGCCAGTACAGGTATCAGGAAACTCGGGATCTGGTTAGTTTTGTTAATGATGCAGCAACACTTTTCTCGGCGAAAGGGAACGATGCATTTACTGAATTCGGCAAGCATAACAGTAAGTGGTTTACCGGTACAAAATACATTTTCATCTACGACCTGACAGGAAGGTGCGTTTTTCATCCTGTTTCAAAAGAGCTTGTTGGTAGGAATATGCTAGACATGAAAGATATGAACGGAAAGCCGATTATACAGTTAAATATGATGATCGCGTCAAGAGCAACCAAGCCTTATGGTTGGATTCATTGTCTCTGGGCTGAACCGGGAGAGATATTTCCTTCATGGAAAAATATATACATAAAGGGTGTTAAAGGGCCTGATGGAAAAAAGTATGCCATTGGCAGCGGTACGTATAACATCCGCACCGAGATACCTTTTGTTGTTGATATTGTTGATTCGGCTGCACAGCTCGTGCACCTAGCCGGAAAAGAAGCATATCCGCAACTTCTGGATAAAGCGAGTGTTTTTTATTTTAATGATTCCTACCTTTTCGTACTTACGTTAAATGGCAAGCTGCTCGTTGACCCTTCATATCCGACGAAAACTGGCAGGGATGTAAGTGATTTCAGGGATTATGCCGGCCATTATACTATACGGGAACTTCTAGGAAAACTGAAGAAGAATGATTTTGTTTATCTTTCTTATATGTGGCCGGCACCTGGACAACCGAACCCAATAAAAAAGATGCTATACGCGAGAAAAGTGGTTTCTGACAATGATACAGTTGTAGTTGGTTCAAGTTTATACCTTATGGAATCCATCTGGAAAAAATTCTAACATCCTGCAATGGCGACAAAACCCGCAAATTTAATCTATGGCGTAGATGATAAGCCGCCCTGGAAAACAGCTTTTGTTTTAGGGTTACAGCATGTCTTCAGCATGTCCAGTTGTTTGTTTATTCCCGTTTTAATTGCACAGGAGATTGGAGGAGGGTTTGACGTTATTCAATCACTCGTTTGTTTTTCCATGATTGCCGGCGGCTTAGGAACGGTATTGCAATCTCTGAGGAAAGGGCCGGTTGGATCCGGCTATCTGTGTCCTCATCTTGTGGGTCCATCTTATCTGTCGGTTTCCATTCAGGCCGCGGGAATGGGTGGGCTGCCGCTAATGCATGGGATGACACTAATAACAGGCCTTTTTGAAGTTCTTTTTTCCAGGGTTGTACATAGGCTCAGGTCATTATTCCCAACTGAAATTACCGGTCTTGTTGTACTGATGATTGCAGTTGGCCTGATACCTCTGGGTGCATCAAAATTTGTCGGAATTGATTATGCCGGCGACTCAATAAACACTAAAGAGTTATTCGTAGCCCTTATTACGCTTTTCACAATGATTGGTTTTAATATCTGGGGAAAAGGGAAACTGAGGCTTTTCTGTGTATTAATCGGGCTAGGAATTGGATATATAATATCAGCTATTACTGGAGTGATATCACATGATGATTATAATGTAGTGTTGAATGCCCCTTGGTTTTCACTGCCAGGAAAAGGAGTAAAAATGTTTAGTTATCAGTTTGACTGGGGATTAGTCATCCCGTTTTTTATCGTTTCATTGTGCTCCAGCCTTAAGTCTATCGGCAACCTTATTACTTGTCAAAAAATCAATGATGAAAAATGGTCCCGCCCGGATATGAAAAATATTGGAAAAGGATTATTTGCTGATGGATTAAGTGTTACCATTGCCGGTGCTTTAGGCGGTACGGCAACCGACACTTCGGCGAGTAATGTGGGCCTTTCTGTGGCCACATCTGCAACTAGCCGAAGAATTGGATACTTTGCAGGTTTTATCTTTACAGGGATTGCCTTCATACCAAAAATCGCTTCCATATTTTCCATTATGCCCTCGTCGATAATGGGTGCAATTGTAATTTTTGTAACCAGTTTTATGGTCATTTCCGGCATTCAGATCATACAGAGTTGTAAACTAGACACGCGGAAAACTTTTGTAATAGGACTGTCATTTATTTTCGGTTTAAGTGCGATTATATTGCCCGACCTCTATTCCCGGCTTCCGTCGTGGCTAAGCCCGGTCTTTTCATCCTCACTTACTTTAGCTACAATGCTTGCTATAATTTTGAATCAAATATTTCATATCGGAGCAAAGAAAAATGAAAAGGATCAAAAGGAAAAAGAAATTGAAGAAATGTCAGTATAAATTCTATTGTAATGGCCAATCCTGAAAATGAGAAGTTAATTGAATATCTGGTTGTCCGGAACAAACAAGGCCGAAGATTCTCCACCGAAAAGGATTCACGCTGGGGTGGACTTCTGGAGCCGGGCACTTCGGAGAATCCTGACAAAACAGGAGAAGGGCTGAGGGTCGCTTTGTTTGCAAGCTGGGATTTTGGCTATCTGGTACTTGAAACGTTAAAAGAATTTGAGAGGGACCAACCCGGAAGAATAAACCTTGTTGGGTTGGTAACCGACAATCCGTTGAATCCTGATGCAAAAATATCACTCAAAAAAAGAGTGTGGAACCTGCTCGAAATGCCTTATCGGGTAATCGATGAAACATATATCATTGAGTCAGGTCTCTGCCATGGTATCCCGGTATATACCGGTGAGATTAAGGTGCCATCTTTTCAGGCCATACTAAAACAATGGAATCCGGATGCCATTCTGGTATGCGTTTTTGGACAGGTGATAGACTCCTTCATTATTAATCTGGCTCATTATGGTATATACAATTTTCATCCGTCAGATCTGTCAAACCATCAGGGTGCTGGACCAGCGCCTTATGACGATCTCGCGAAGTATGATTTAAAAACTACGGTTTGGTCAGTGCATCATGTATCGGAAGAAATTGACGGCGGAGCTGTCGTCGGGAAGTCGCCTCTGGTTAACGTTCGTAATGAAAAAGGAGAACTTCCTGCCGATCCGCTTAAGGTTTACCGAAAACTTGCAGAAGCATTAAGTCCGCTTGCTTATTTTCTGGTGGATGAACTATTAGAGAAACACGAGCAAGGAAAACCTGAAAAGATCAGTAGTATTGACTTTGACAACCTTATACCCGGTTCAGTCAGGAACAAACTTCTAAAACCTGTAACAGGTGATCAGCCTGCCGATGCACTCTGTCTTCCAAAAGATTTTCTATTTAAGTCTGGGTAAAATAAAAGTGTACGTCAGGTACGCGCCTATGCCGGACGCGACAATGGCGCAAAGGGTGCCGATATACAAACCTGAAATCATATAGAAATGACGGATCGAGATGGCAAATACAGCGACCGTGATCATCCCCGTAATCATCAACGGCTTGGTCATTGCTCTCGAAAACATGACGCCGTTAGCGTAATATGAGATCGTAAGCATAGAAATAAACATTGCCGGGAATGCTGCAGCGATACCACCCAGGGCAGGACCACCCGCCTTTGCAATCAGCACGCTGAGCATTACTGCAAATCCTCCGAATACAGAACGGATCAATAGATGTTTTTCGGGTTGCCCCTTCTTTTCAGAAACAACGGATCTGATCCGCAGAATTTTCTCAAGTGTGATAAATGCACCGGACACAACAACGGCATATATAAAAAGATTGAGCAGAAAGTTAGCCCAGTTGAAAAAGTCAATAATAAACGCTGACACAAGCCAGAAACAAAGGGCAGACACCATTGCCAACCAAAAACCCCGCCGCGCCAGGGCAGCATAAACCACTAAGAACAAAACGGATATTGAAATGGCTATTGGAAATATTGTCGTGTCGGCAGCGGCATTTTCCGGAGATTCTGTTATTCCAATAAAAAAGAATGACAGCAGTGCAGTCGAAGGGAGTCCTCCAATAAAACCACCTGTTCTCGTGCCAAGCCGAAGCCCGGCAAGTACCGTGAAATAGATCCAACCGCTTGCTACCATAAATGTTAACAGCAGCTCTAACAAAAATATTTTGGATGTCATTTTTTACTAATCCGCC
Above is a genomic segment from Bacteroidota bacterium containing:
- a CDS encoding CotH kinase family protein — translated: MKHFFTCLMLLFSFLNGFSQTYTGTGGSITDDGQPNYYIINVSGMNPAIINGSHGLLSVCLDITHTYDSDLDVKLIAPDGTTVLLFSGIGGGDDNFTGTCLNDSAATMISTATAPFTGTFIPMDILGNVNNGQNGNGNWTLKITDTYAADAGTLNNWSLEFGNNPSAPFVMDSSNLPLVLINTNGQEIPNEPKITASMKIIDNGPGNYNHITDVANAYDGSIGIEIRGSYSASLPQKPYGVETRDALGNNLDVPLLGMPSENDWILFALYNDKVFMRNTLAHKLFELSGHYATHSRFCELLVNNNYLGMYLLMEKIKRDKHRVDISKLDADDNAGDSLTGGYIIKIDYHDANNSWLSGFSPVDHSNLDVYFVYEYPDQNTITTQQKLYIQSFMESFENALYSSHFTEPATGYRAWMDVPSFIDYFIVNEVSRNNDGFKKSWYMSKDKDSKDKRLNFGPVWDFDWAWKNINECPIFAATDGSGWAYKINDCGPDVNSPGWAVRLMQDSTFTHQLNCRYFTLRQTILDTAYLFSYIDSVHMLVEQAQARHYRKWPILGINVGTPEIGPQPTTYDGEITKFKSWISDRLAWLDANMPGSCPDLSVAVSQDDSFIRVFPNPTGGLVFVESEAMLSKIELFDITGRPVLNIDMCNSSTMIDLTALQNGVYILKYHHKNGSTGIQKIIKE
- a CDS encoding site-specific integrase, which encodes MITTTAIILDTRRATKDNKYPLKLRVTFQRRRKYYGTQYKLTLDEWDKVNGKKPHNDYKEIRNQTNKIVEEADAVIKKMESFSFDLFEKQYFKKASVRDISTAFQNYIDKLNEQSRISTAISYRCAKNSLAKFKNEFLFQEITPDLLRKYESWMLSKGKSTTSVGFYLRSLRTIVNEAMKEGVIKAEQYPFGKGKYQIPTGQNIKKALTIKEVQQIISFETVPGTAEDKARDLWILSYMCNGVNMKDICRWKYKNLKGDKITFYRAKTERTSRNPKPIVIILTDKAKKIICKWSNKRKSDETYIFPFLNDINDPIREKKAVEQVVKTTNKYMVRMAKDLGIETNLTTYVARHTFSTILKRGGVPIAFISESLGHSDLRTTENYLGSFEDEQKRAFARLLIPEK
- a CDS encoding ATP-binding protein, with the protein product MQQESKDYLDKIINSVASPIFVKDDTHKFCLVNEALCTMLNLPKEEILGTSGYEYLPKDQMEVFISKDKAVLNTGREIISEELLTDGQGIIRTVITIKTLYVDPKGRNFLVGVINDITELRNATNEVKQLNSNLEQRVQERTFELEQVNKELESFSYTISHDLQSPLRHISGFADMLASDYKENLAEEAQHFLNTIIKNAKLMARLIDDLLEFSRTNRKELLKTELDMNKVVEAARLQVIRPADEARLEWHVSALPLVKGDYSLLLLVWINLIGNAFKYSKNKEKSIIKIDFRETENEYLFSINDNGIGFDMQYSQKLFGVFQRMHSSKGFDGTGIGLANVRNIITRHGGKTWAEAEPDKGATFYFSLPRT
- a CDS encoding proprotein convertase P-domain-containing protein, with amino-acid sequence MKQFLLCILLLSTSLTGFSQTYTGTGGPITDDGQPNYYIINVSGLSPAIINGSHGLLAVCLDITHSYDSDMDVKLIAPDGTTVMLFSGIGGGDDNFTGTCLNDSAATMISTATAPFTGTFIPMDIMGNVNNGQNGNGNWTLKITDTYGATRIKRLSG
- a CDS encoding Omp28-related outer membrane protein, with amino-acid sequence MVRYFKIFCVAMLFFSNAANAQFSVQKAVVEVFTGSWVQYSPDGFVILDTLLAHHPNAIAVNIHNYDAMSFTDGDSISSFYNPSYPRAVINRAGAPISRTVWESTTSGILADPASVTVTFDSVIYNSGTRALDVYLRATFTGTVTGTLNFNCIIVEDSVVGVGSGYNQVNSYNTTPGHAYYGAGNPIVGLPHRYVARNYLGGAWGTSGIINNSVGFGDIFTHHYSTVLPASYNANRISLVGLVCRNDGSATDQRKILNAAECVSLSPPNASFTASTANICKGESVTYTNTSTDDPTAWSWTFEGGTPATSLLQSPGPVTYSIPGNHITTLVVTGATGSNTHSMNIAVDSAEIGVTQTLYSLTANAAIATYQWLDCDNNFAVIGGETGQEYVLTHTGTFAVQVTEGGCTDTSACIVVTSFGINNNQPGALFLYPNPNSGSFTLEMTDDGIIEIINQLGMPVYYSGVLQGKNDISANLAAGAYMLRVVNGTSTHNFRLMVQ